The following coding sequences lie in one Arachis stenosperma cultivar V10309 chromosome 5, arast.V10309.gnm1.PFL2, whole genome shotgun sequence genomic window:
- the LOC130980106 gene encoding cation/H(+) antiporter 17-like: protein MGSNSTGCPAGMKATSNGVFQGDNPLDYALPLAILQICMVVLLTRLLAFLLKPLRQPRVIAEIVGGILLGPSALGRSSAFLNSVFPSKSLTVLDTLANIGLLFFMFLIGLELDPKSLVSKTGKKALAIALAGITFPFVLGIGTSFALRATISQGVDKAPFFVFMGVALSITAFPVLARILAELRLLTTEVGRMAMSAAAVNDVAAWILLALAIALSGSDSSPLVSVWVLLSGCGFVICCALVLPPIFGWMSRRCSEGEAINESYVCATLATVLAAGFVTDTIGIHALFGAFVVGVVLPKEGPFAAALVEKVEDLVSGLFLPLYFVSSGLKTNVATIRGLRSWGLLLLVIFNACFGKIVGTIVVSFFCRVPFQESLALGFLMNTKGLVELIVLNIGKDRKVLNDQTFAIMVLMAIFTTFITTPLVMAVYKPAKRMAKADYKYRTVKRKNPDTQLRLMVCFHSTRNIPSMLNLIEASRGTEKREGLCIYALHLMELTERPSAILMVHKTRKNGLPFWNKGRHSNANQIVIEFEALEQLSRVSIRPMTSISSIPNIHDDVCACAESKRVAMVILPFHKHQRVDGTWETTRSEFRWVNKKVLEHPPCSVGILVDRGLGGTTHVTASNVSSSITMLFFGGNDDQEALAYALRMAEHPGINLTIVHLIVRSEDVGDIVSVVDINDNASSSTDEMLLSEVKAKKSSSSIKFEERVVKSLGEIIEVVGEYSRGCNLFVVGRVPKGHVAVTLNNVKCECPELGPLCNLLTSPELVSTSASVLVVQHYHALCSNG, encoded by the exons ATGGGTTCAAATAGTACAGGATGTCCGGCGGGCATGAAAGCGACGTCGAATGGGGTGTTTCAGGGAGACAATCCGCTTGACTACGCACTCCCTCTTGCAATCTTACAAATCTGCATGGTGGTTCTTCTCACTCGCCTCCTAGCATTCCTTCTCAAGCCACTAAGGCAGCCACGCGTGATTGCAGAAATTGTGGGTGGAATATTGCTTGGTCCATCAGCTCTAGGACGCAGCTCTGCCTTTTTGAACTCTGTGTTCCCATCCAAGAGCTTAACGGTCTTGGACACTTTGGCCAACATTGGCTTACTTTTCTTCATGTTCTTGATAGGACTGGAACTCGACCCCAAGTCCCTCGTTAGCAAAACAGGAAAGAAAGCTCTTGCCATTGCCCTTGCCGGGATCACATTCCCCTTCGTCTTGGGAATCGGGACATCTTTTGCACTTCGAGCAACAATCTCGCAGGGAGTCGATAAAGCACCTTTCTTTGTGTTCATGGGAGTCGCTCTCTCCATCACCGCCTTCCCCGTCCTGGCACGCATCTTGGCTGAGTTGAGGCTGCTTACCACTGAGGTTGGACGGATGGCCATGTCAGCAGCGGCTGTTAATGACGTGGCAGCGTGGATTCTTCTCGCCCTTGCAATTGCGCTCTCTGGCTCTGACTCTTCTCCACTTGTCTCCGTGTGGGTCCTCTTGTCCGGATGCGGCTTTGTAATCTGTTGCGCACTTGTTCTTCCTCCCATCTTTGGATGGATGTCTCGGCGCTGCTCTGAAGGCGAAGCCATCAACGAGTCTTACGTCTGTGCCACGTTGGCAACGGTCTTGGCAGCTGGTTTTGTCACTGACACCATTGGAATCCATGCTCTGTTTGGGGCAtttgttgttggagttgttctTCCCAAGGAAGGCCCTTTTGCGGCTGCTCTTGTTGAGAAGGTTGAGGATCTTGTCTCTGGTCTCTTCCTTCCGTTGTACTTTGTGTCCAGTGGACTCAAGACAAATGTTGCCACCATTCGTGGCCTCAGGTCCTGGGGGCTCCTTCTTTTGGTCATATTCAATGCTTGCTTCGGTAAGATTGTTGGTACCATTGTCGTCTCCTTCTTTTGTAGGGTACCTTTTCAAGAATCATTGGCTCTCGGCTTTCTCATGAATACTAAGGGCTTGGTGGAGCTCATCGTCCTTAACATCGGTAAAGATAGGAAG GTATTAAATGACCAAACATTTGCAATTATGGTGCTGATGGCTATCTTCACAACATTCATCACCACGCCTTTGGTAATGGCAGTTTATAAACCGGCCAAGAGAATGGCAAAAGCGGACTACAAATACAGAACAGTTAAGAGGAAAAACCCGGACACTCAACTGCGACTCATGGTGTGTTTCCACAGCACAAGGAACATCCCTTCAATGCTAAATCTGATCGAAGCCTCGCGCGGCACTGAAAAAAGGGAAGGCCTTTGCATATACGCATTGCATCTCATGGAGCTCACTGAGAGGCCTTCTGCTATATTGATGGTCCACAAAACCAGAAAGAATGGCCTACCCTTTTGGAACAAAGGCCGCCATTCTAATGCGAATCAAATAGTGATTGAGTTTGAGGCTTTGGAGCAGCTAAGCAGAGTGTCGATTCGCCCCATGACTTCAATCTCATCCATCCCCAACATTCACGATGACGTATGCGCTTGTGCTGAGAGCAAGAGGGTTGCAATGGTAATTCTTCCATTTCACAAGCACCAAAGGGTTGATGGAACGTGGGAAACAACAAGGAGTGAATTCAGGTGGGTGAATAAGAAAGTTCTCGAGCATCCACCCTGCTCTGTGGGGATCTTGGTGGACCGGGGGCTTGGTGGGACCACCCACGTGACAGCAAGTAATGTTTCATCTTCAATTACCATGCTCTTCTTTGGAGGCAACGACGATCAAGAGGCTCTTGCTTATGCTTTGAGAATGGCAGAGCATCCTGGTATCAACCTCACCATAGTGCACTTGATAGTAAGGTCCGAGGATGTTGGAGACATTGTCAGTGTCGTAGATATAAACGACAACGCATCATCATCAACGGATGAGATGCTGCTTTCTGAGGTCAAAGCAAAAAAGAGCTCATCATCCATAAAGTTTGAAGAGAGAGTTGTGAAAAGCCTCGGTGAGATCATTGAGGTGGTTGGAGAGTACAGCAGAGGATGCAATTTGTTTGTAGTTGGTAGGGTGCCCAAAGGACACGTGGCGGTGACTTTGAACAATGTCAAATGCGAGTGTCCAGAATTGGGGCCACTATGCAACTTGTTAACCTCTCCGGAACTGGTCTCAACTTCAGCCTCGGTTTTGGTCGTGCAACACTATCATGCTCTATGCTCTAATggataa